Part of the Paroedura picta isolate Pp20150507F chromosome 3, Ppicta_v3.0, whole genome shotgun sequence genome is shown below.
atccacctggaggttggcaactcctgggttggaaatattcctggaggtttggaggacttaaaatggtacaatgcctcagagtccactctccaaagtagccatttttgcctgcagagctgatcattataatctagagatgagcagtgatttagagacgatggtagaggcttgcagactgaggttgggatggagtggtgcaggtgtgtccttcctgggctacggggtttggccagcccttatcagcaactgtgtagattaagatagagcatttgtctgtctggaacagtagaaaaggcttggtgggacaagaggcagagctgaactgagaaaccccggaaaaaaagcacctagcaccccctgacctattgcgggtcaagaaaacattgcagagagaaggtaaggttgccagatcagtGTAGGTTGATGTTCTGGAAtgccacacttcctaggtgtgcataaacctgatgagggtcaagactgctgtgcacagagggacctcctcttagagttgccagcttcaaaGTGAGGCACTGAGCCTACACCAAACGATGAGCTAGCActctctctgtcccacctccttcactgggagtctgttatggggagaggaagggaaggcaattgtaaactgctttaagaaacctgaggcctgatgggtgactgtaGGCCATGccaaattctctcagagctctctaagccccaccttgctcacagagtatctgttatgggcagaggaaagggaggcaattggaaactgctttgagacacctgaggcctgctgggtgactcagcatttctcttagacctctcacagccccacattcctcacaggttgtctattgtggggagaggaaggaaaaggttcttgtaaaccactttgagactcctttggatagtaaacagcaggatacaaaaatccagctcttctaaggggcaacaatgaaagaagcatgtgggcacataatgttttatcagcagtaaaaaaaatggagatagaaagagcagggtggatacctgtgtactgtgactaacccatgtggattagggcagggggacattttggtgtctggggcctaattcatacaagaaggaaataaggttgaatgcagaacagggaggaattggctgacatgtaatctccccctaagaagagtctccagtctgattttcccttcacatatctgaaaacatggttcttgaaagctcatctgtaaccattatgccacaattcccaaaagtcagtcctctcccgtactcaatgaacattccacaccacaggttcttgacacccatatctccacacccatgacctcatttgccaccaggccaccacagccccccccccaccaacacacACATTGaaacccatgcccttacagactggacaacccctcccctgcctcttcccactgccaagatcTAGCGCCAGTTGTTCTAATACCTACAAAGTCTGAATGCCCATCCGTGCCACAACCATCTGCAATAACATACCCTCATGCCCAGCCATGCAACTACAACCCAAACAACACACCCATGCatccacatgtccttccagaatcaacaaCTCCTAACTTACttttagcacccccccccccactctaacgcccattgtattcctggatacaacgggctttgcccctagtaattaataaagctggtaaggggtgctgggaggagctgggactcaccgcctaaccaccaatcaggtcagcTGTTCTCActgccccattcctgattggctgtccttCCAATTAGCGGCCattcaggaaggatgtcccactCCTGGTCACATCcctctccaacttcttccatttggaagaagttccagcccGGTAAGCAGGAACTGAGAAGGAGGGTGAAGGACCTGGGTCTGTGGGGGGAaggagcccctgctagtgcttcccccaccccaagcagctccatccgtggccttgccaggcctcggTAGAGCTGCCGGAGTGGCGAGAAGAGGAGCAGACTGCTCCCCAGCACTCTCCTGCCACCCCAAAAAGGTCTGCCAAGGCCACttcaggccttggctggcctgccaaGGGCAGGCATGTGGGTGAGGTGGCCTAGAGACCATTGTATGCAGAGATACAACGGACTTTTCTGCTAGTTGATCTTATTATGTTTTGTaactcattttatttgttttatttataccttgttttattatttattatttgctttatttataccttgTTGTTTTATCCCTGTGGAGATTCAAACTTGCTTACaacattcttccctcctccactaatttaacttcacaacaatcctgtgaggtaggcgtgTGCCTGGTCCAAGGTCTTCCAGGAAGCTTTCATGGCATAGTGAGGAGTTGAGCATATATCCTACCGACATTGTCTAAAGTAAAATCTTTTCAGTTTTTCTTCAATGTTTCCACAAATTATTACATTTGTTTCAAATGTTAGATGAGTGTGGTTTTCACTGTCTTTTAGATACCATCCTTGAGAGACCGACATCTCAAGACGGAACTGATCTGCTACTCAGCACTATTTCACCACCCATCATTTCAGCAGCCAGTCAGATCAGTGCAAAGGATTCCTTGAAAGGTGAAATGCTCTCACCATCTTTGGCAGTTGATCCTTCTGTTGTAACTGTCCTGACAGTAGTAGAAGATAAACCAACCACATTTCCAACACCGATGCCTGTGTCTCTTGAGTCTAATACTGATGTTGAAGAAGACACAATCGATGATGAAGATGACATTGGAGATGACTTACTGACAAGTTCATTATCAACAGCAAAAGAATTTGTAGATCCTGGTGATTCTCAAGAAGATGACAACACAGTTGGAGAAGAGTTAGACTCCCAAGGGGAAGAAGCATTAGACTCTCAAGGGGAAGAAGAGCAGTGGGCGAGCACGCGCAGCTATGGAAACAAGCCATTTGCTGATGAGATGAAAGACTCTATCTCAGGGTTAGAAGATGATAGCCATTTCTTTTTTCATCTGGTGGTTGTTGCCTTTTTGGTAGCTGTGGTTTACATCACGTATCATAATAAAAGAAAGGTAAGTTGAGTTTTCTTTGAAATGCTTTAGAGCATATTGGCACTTGGACTGTGTTTTGTATCTGTTAGTATGCAAATTTGAATAGCATAAAAATGTGTTTTAccattaaataattaaatggaAGACCAAGGGAGAGCTAAATTATGAAAATGGGTTTGCTGAGACTAGGAAATCCTAGACAAATATGGCCACCAGGTTATCACACACTCTTCAAATAGCCTTCTCCTTATTGTGTATACTCCCTTTAGAACTGTTCACACAGCCACAGCAAAATCACAGGCCTTTTTCCATTTTGGGTCTATAATCTGTTTGAATAGCCTGCTAGAAGGGGTAAGGAAGGCACCTTCCCATTTAGCAAGACAGCTGTCTTCCAGGGAGCCTTTGGCAAAAGATGAACTTTTCTACTGGCCGTGAGTTTTACTTTCCTGTATATTTTAACTCTTTggtgtattcatagaatcatagaataatagagttggaagggacctcatgggtcatctagtccaaccccctgcactatgcaggacactcacatcccaatcactcatctactataatctgccacccctttgccttcaaagaatcagcctctccatcagatggcaatctaacctctgttaaaaaatttccaaagatggagaacccgccacctcccgaggaatcctgctctgtcaggaacttcttccagatgtttagatggaatttcttttgaactaatttaatCCCATGGTTTCTgttctgtccctccggggcaagagagaacaattctgctccatctgacacccttttaaatacttgaagatggttatcagatcccctctaagtcatctcctctccaggctaaacagaccgagctcccccaacctttcctcatatgtcttggtcttcaaacccttcaccatctttgttgccctcctctggacacgctccagtttgtcaacatccctcttcaactggggtgcccaaaactgaacacagtactccaagggaggccgaaccagagcagagtattgtctggatgctttaaaaatatttaactgtgtgttttaatctgtttgaatttcatttatttacacaTTTGCAACTTGGTTGCTACATTGTGGACTGCTTTGAGTCCTGGAAAAGCGAGACAtacgtttttaaaatatataatggaaACAATTGAATTAGTATCTGTCACTTATGAATCTGCCCTCCAAACCTAACCCTTTATCATTTATTATGTGGAATCTTCCTCCATCTTGTTGCTAGTAAAAAGGCACTTCTGATCATGCAAGAGGAGGTTCAATTTCTGTCAGTTGCCCCTGCAATCTCCtacaccagcggtccgcaacctttcggctgccatggaccgctgctccggagagtggggagaggggggcccgcgcacgtgcggcagccccagcacaaacgcgcgtgcgcggactgctgcgcacgcgcgtttgcgcccggtaggggcgcaaacacgcgtgtgtggcagtccacgcatgcacgtttgcgctgccgccatgccggcgtcCGCGGCttcgcctcccggcccctccgggccgccggCAAATTgtccaccaaagcggccgattagcttgtggctcggcaagcttctcttccctcccccacccgaaacaagaagctagccgggccgcaagctaatcggccgcttcaacggccgatttgctcgcggccaggcgagcttctcgcttcgggcgggggagggaagaagctgcggcccggcgccaaagcctttgcggcccggcaccgggctgcggaccgcaggttggggaccactgtcctacaccATTCCCAAGGGTCACGGATTCTTGGGAGAATTTTTGGGTTGTTAGTGTCCCCCCCAGCTGAAGTTCCCAGGAAATATTTGTTTCTTGAACAGAACCCTGATTGTGGTTCTTTAGATCTAATCCCTTGCTATTTAGGAATTGTGGCGTGCACAAAGGGAAATATTTGACATTTTAAGTAAGCTGAAAATAATGAAGTAAGACTGGATAAACTACTTTTGGAGGTGTGCTAGTACACTATGATGGAGAGTACTGTCAAACAAGaatgttttagtttttttttttttttgcttaatgttccaaaaaatgtaaatatatttcTTCCATCTCTTCTTTGCAGATGTGTTTTATTTTCTGTTATTAAGTcactatttttttgtttttgtttcgttTTCAGTGAATCTATAATAAATACGGTCAATATAAGATATGGTTTCCTGTATCTTTTTAGATTTCTTCCTTCATATTTTGGCAAATTTTAAAGAATGTGTCTTGTACTTTATTCTGAAAACAGATCCCATGTCCAAATCGAGTACTGCATTGCATGGTTCAAATTTTagcctttttaaaacaaagggcCACTGTTATTGGAGTGAGCACATATAGAGGAGACTTCTCTGCAAGTTTGTTAGCTAGAGATCATGAAGTCATAAATAAAGTGTTACATGTGTATAGTACAGGCAATGTGTCAATGATTGTATGATAGTTGTGGGGTAGCCTGACAGCAGGAAATCTATGTGGAAGATTGTTAGTACTTTTAAGCACATTGGTGTTACTTTGTACTTAGCTAAATGTTTCATTTTTCCTTTTAGATAATCCTTTTGATTCAGGGCAGAAGATGGCGAGATGGACTTTGTTCCAGAACAGTTGGATATCATCGTTTAGATCAAAATGTTAATGAGGCAATGCCTTCATTAAAAATTACCAAtgattatgttttttaaaagctgtgtgATTTGAATTTGCCAAACtaattttttgctttgtttttatataatgTGCAGGTGTTGCCATATGCAATGAGGTGTGTGCACTCTTTTTTACCTTTCAGTTTTAAGCCTTATATGAGGACATGTAAGGTCAGTGGCTACTTCTGGTGACAGACAAACTTCAGAATCAGTGTACAATAAGGCCATTTTTATTCACCCCTGCCCTCATTGTATTTCCTTCTGCC
Proteins encoded:
- the C3H5orf15 gene encoding keratinocyte-associated transmembrane protein 2, yielding MRFNTSETSASAPTLCCPCEVSSPREAASTPSQPRHSRGLYLVRRNRPVPEDHRQQPRNRRGIFSPDSPKPQDPGDTATPGGALPASGPPGVRLLRAPSPDAEVDGPPSPGSVWRAEARPRHVLRRCGLSANMAAAGRKARGAVAGRRTSLPLVLLLVLLDGALPAGGQDENDTILERPTSQDGTDLLLSTISPPIISAASQISAKDSLKGEMLSPSLAVDPSVVTVLTVVEDKPTTFPTPMPVSLESNTDVEEDTIDDEDDIGDDLLTSSLSTAKEFVDPGDSQEDDNTVGEELDSQGEEALDSQGEEEQWASTRSYGNKPFADEMKDSISGLEDDSHFFFHLVVVAFLVAVVYITYHNKRKIILLIQGRRWRDGLCSRTVGYHRLDQNVNEAMPSLKITNDYVF